Proteins encoded within one genomic window of Tigriopus californicus strain San Diego chromosome 12, Tcal_SD_v2.1, whole genome shotgun sequence:
- the LOC131892181 gene encoding uncharacterized protein LOC131892181 has product MDLGPSTPIASTSKGVRVKSGRKSEATPPKRSSRLAAKGDQRIGLNEPSIPDVPKRTKRRRTHPISLPTVPTSDEDDEDDADDNDDEADESPNEDEFDRPRTLHPPRPRNLGHKAIPSGPLPIPVIDEDESSNYDDSDLEWLTDESDVELPRGEKSKKKTRPPPTGFWIGRGKAPTTMGKIAGSHEKFHERKLEAQCKVRNVELRCKGTIAIARFASSHTLMGFQWREARRLWRFLDGHVGKEGHSISQQLGAVLQIGVSAARHEVAMAEVFEEHGLEVMEGVEGHTSSDPLYADRTEYVFRQIKKAKVEDALLRGKVSAIPPLQKVSPGHFSLPSTRRRPFHRGTRGGQYRQSPPKPPVGAGATPARHLISIQGIVQRNEPPNKGRT; this is encoded by the exons ATGGATCTGGGTCCCTCAACACCCATTGCCTCCACCTCCAAGGGTGTACGGGTGAAGTCAGGCCGCAAATCCGAGGCAACCCCTCCTAAACGGTCGTCGCGTTTGGCCGCAAAAGGGGACCAGCGGATTGGTCTTAATGAGCCTTCGATTCCTGATGTGCCAAAGAGGACCAAGCGTCGTCGTACTCACCCAATTTCTTTGCCCACGGTACCAACGtcggatgaggatgacgaggacgatgcggacgacaacgacgacgaagCTGACGAATCCCCGAATGAAGATGAATTCGACCGCCCCCGTACCCTCCATCCTCCTCGTCCCCGGAACCTGGGCCATAAGGCAATACCATCTGGCCCACTGCCGATCCCGGTTATTGACGAGGATGAATCAAGTAATTACGATGATTCTGATTTGGAATGGCTCACCGATGAATCCGACGTGGAACTTCCCCGGggagaaaagtcaaagaagaagactcGTCCTCCACCAACCGGCTTTTGGATTGGTCGAGGCAAGGCACCAACCACCATGGGAAAAATTGCGGGCTCCCATGAGAAGTTTCATG AACGGAAATTAGAGGCCCAGTGCAAAGTGAGGAATGTTGAGTTGCGATGCAAAGGAACAATTGCCATTGCTCGTTTTGCCTCGTCCCATACTTTGATGGGCTTTCAGTGGCGCGAGGCGCGACGTCTCTGGCGATTCTTAGATGGTCATGTTGGGAAAGAGGGGCATTCCATTTCCCAACAACTCGGTGCCGTGTTGCAAATTGGAGTTAGTGCTGCGAGACACGAGGTGGCAATGGCAGAGGTGTTTGAAGAACACGGTCTCGAGGTTATGGAAGGTGTGGAAGGCCACACTTCTTCCGATCCTCTTTATGCTGACCGAACTGAATACGTCTTCAGACAGATTAAGAAAGCTAAGGTGGAGGATGCTCTTTTACGTGGAAAGGTGTCGGCTATTCCTCCCCTTCAGAAAGTGTCACCTGGGCACTTTTCTTTACCATCTACCAGACGCCGACCCTTTCATAGGGGAACCCGGGGAGGCCAATACCGCCAGTCTCCGCCCAAGCCTCCTGTCGGGGCCGGTGCTACACCTGCGCGTCACCTCATCTCTATTCAAGGGATTGTCCAAAGAAACGAGCCCCCAAATAAGGGGAGGACATGA